From one Peredibacter starrii genomic stretch:
- the htpG gene encoding molecular chaperone HtpG, translating into MTTRKGSISVKTNDIFPIIKKWLYSEHDIFIRELVSNACDAITKRSTLARSEGHETPAGKVSILLNKEAKTITISDNGLGMNESEVEKYIAQLAFSGAEEFVQKMKTMGNNTAKDEIIGKFGLGFYSAFMVAAKVEVESLSMQPGSKPTKWTCLGDTEYEFSESTKSEVGTTITLHIAEDSLDFLDKWKFNETLTRYCSFMPYPIGLMDLSNKEATEEIINETTPLWKKDPTTLKDEDYKEFYRKMFPMDPEPLFWLHLNVDHPFTLQGVLFFPKLNQSKPIQENGIQLYSKQVFVSDSVKNIVPDFLGLLKGAIDSVDIPLNVSRSSLQGDPNIKKISNYIIKKVSESLKKLFNSDRERYEKAWEDIGLFVKYGCMQDEKFDEVMRKFVLFKNTDGKLVTLEDYQASVPEAYKEKLKDKYVYFEKNLSDESLRKQLQAEGIQVLETDQYIDPHFMQHCEMKKVGEQTFKFASIDSEIENLLEATDTHADDIKIKDFFKQVLVGDNKEKEMTLDVDVKSLKNASSSAYFKVDEQMKRFQQMTKSMGNSAFSMPVKKTLVVNPRNTLIKNALKIWEKGEKKELAEKIVHHVQDLASLSSEGLTSEDKEKFVSRSQSLVQELSQFIV; encoded by the coding sequence ATGACAACCCGTAAAGGCTCGATTTCAGTAAAAACAAATGACATTTTCCCCATTATCAAGAAGTGGCTTTACTCAGAGCACGATATTTTTATTCGTGAGCTAGTTTCTAACGCTTGTGACGCGATCACCAAAAGATCGACCCTGGCCCGTTCAGAGGGTCATGAGACACCGGCCGGTAAAGTTTCAATTCTTCTCAATAAAGAAGCCAAGACCATTACCATTTCAGATAACGGTCTTGGGATGAATGAAAGTGAAGTTGAAAAATACATCGCTCAACTCGCCTTCTCTGGCGCGGAAGAATTCGTTCAGAAAATGAAAACCATGGGCAACAACACTGCCAAGGACGAAATCATTGGTAAGTTCGGTCTGGGTTTCTACTCGGCCTTCATGGTTGCCGCAAAAGTTGAAGTTGAATCTCTTTCTATGCAGCCGGGTTCAAAACCAACTAAATGGACTTGTCTCGGAGATACTGAATATGAGTTCTCTGAGTCAACGAAATCAGAAGTGGGAACTACTATCACGCTTCATATCGCAGAAGACTCATTGGATTTCTTGGATAAATGGAAATTCAATGAAACACTGACTCGTTACTGTTCATTCATGCCTTATCCGATTGGTCTTATGGATCTATCAAATAAAGAAGCAACAGAAGAAATCATTAACGAGACAACTCCCCTTTGGAAAAAAGATCCGACCACACTTAAGGATGAGGACTACAAAGAGTTCTACCGTAAGATGTTCCCAATGGATCCAGAGCCGCTATTCTGGTTACACTTAAATGTTGATCACCCGTTCACACTTCAAGGTGTGTTGTTCTTCCCCAAGCTGAATCAAAGTAAGCCGATTCAGGAAAATGGTATTCAGCTTTACTCGAAACAAGTATTCGTTTCAGACAGCGTGAAAAACATTGTGCCTGATTTCTTGGGGCTTTTAAAAGGTGCCATTGATTCAGTGGATATTCCGCTAAACGTTTCGCGTTCATCACTTCAAGGTGATCCGAACATCAAGAAGATCTCGAACTACATCATCAAGAAAGTTTCTGAGTCACTTAAGAAGCTCTTTAACTCTGATCGTGAACGTTATGAGAAGGCCTGGGAAGATATCGGTCTTTTTGTAAAATACGGTTGTATGCAGGATGAGAAGTTTGATGAAGTGATGAGAAAATTCGTGCTGTTTAAAAACACAGACGGAAAACTTGTGACACTTGAAGACTATCAGGCATCAGTTCCGGAAGCGTACAAAGAGAAGCTTAAAGATAAGTACGTTTACTTTGAGAAGAACCTAAGTGATGAGTCTCTTCGTAAACAACTTCAGGCCGAAGGCATTCAGGTCCTTGAGACAGATCAATACATTGATCCGCACTTCATGCAGCACTGTGAGATGAAGAAAGTCGGCGAGCAGACTTTCAAGTTCGCTTCAATTGATTCTGAGATCGAAAACCTTCTTGAAGCAACTGACACCCATGCTGATGACATCAAGATCAAGGACTTCTTTAAGCAAGTTCTGGTTGGCGACAATAAAGAAAAAGAAATGACGTTGGATGTGGACGTGAAGAGCCTTAAAAACGCTTCTTCATCGGCCTACTTCAAAGTTGATGAGCAAATGAAGCGCTTCCAGCAGATGACTAAGTCGATGGGTAACAGCGCGTTCAGCATGCCAGTGAAGAAGACCTTGGTGGTAAACCCTCGCAATACCCTGATTAAGAACGCACTTAAGATTTGGGAAAAGGGTGAGAAGAAAGAACTAGCTGAGAAGATCGTTCATCACGTTCAGGATCTTGCTAGTCTTTCATCAGAAGGTCTGACTTCTGAGGACAAAGAGAAGTTTGTTTCTCGTTCTCAGTCTTTAGTTCAGGAACTTTCTCAGTTCATCGTTTAA
- a CDS encoding asparaginase domain-containing protein — MSNEIMPLNILATGGTIEKIYDEFEGSLQNRDTIVKNKILQKLRLPYTDITVKQIMSKDSLYMDENDRAFILNSIKAHEKGGHPIVILHGTDTMDLTSRYCFEHYPEVTVPVVFTGAMKPLGFDDSDAAQNVIEAIFAARILQPGYYVTFHGKLFIVPKFRKDKSRGTFEEIE, encoded by the coding sequence ATGTCGAACGAAATCATGCCACTTAATATTCTCGCTACCGGTGGCACCATCGAGAAAATTTACGACGAGTTTGAAGGCTCTCTTCAAAATCGCGATACGATTGTAAAAAATAAAATTCTTCAGAAGCTGCGCCTGCCTTATACCGACATTACGGTGAAACAGATCATGTCGAAAGACTCACTGTATATGGATGAGAACGATCGCGCGTTTATCCTGAATTCCATCAAGGCCCACGAGAAGGGTGGCCATCCAATCGTGATTCTTCACGGTACGGACACGATGGATCTTACATCTCGTTACTGCTTTGAACATTACCCAGAGGTGACGGTTCCGGTGGTTTTCACTGGTGCCATGAAGCCCCTTGGATTTGATGATTCAGACGCCGCTCAGAATGTAATCGAGGCGATTTTCGCCGCTCGTATTTTGCAGCCAGGTTACTACGTCACATTTCATGGAAAACTCTTTATCGTCCCTAAATTTAGAAAAGATAAAAGTCGCGGAACTTTTGAGGAGATTGAATGA
- a CDS encoding S1/P1 nuclease: MKTLLFALTLLSANAFAWGPTGHRVVGQVAERHLTVDVHYKIFQLLGGQSLARVANWPDEIKSEPQTYSHTYNWHYTDWADEMHNHDETNSSGKLITSLREQIAVLKDPAAAQEKKVFAIKFITHLMGDLHQPLHVGNGVDRGGNYCKVVFQGQSMNLHALWDEGMIDFTKLSFTEMAQFVSQGRSLDNIAAWKKGDLLDWAQESKTLRNEIYPDEVNRSSEPGAMKSYCKKEATAEEIPKIGYEYSYKFVPVMEQRLFQAGIRLAAVLNEALK, from the coding sequence ATGAAAACATTATTGTTTGCTCTGACACTTCTTTCAGCTAACGCTTTTGCATGGGGACCAACTGGCCACCGAGTGGTGGGACAGGTCGCAGAAAGACATCTTACGGTAGATGTTCACTACAAGATTTTTCAACTCTTGGGTGGGCAGTCACTTGCTCGAGTAGCGAACTGGCCGGATGAAATTAAGTCTGAACCACAGACTTATTCTCATACCTACAACTGGCACTACACGGATTGGGCAGATGAAATGCACAATCACGATGAGACAAACTCATCAGGAAAACTCATCACTTCACTTCGTGAGCAAATTGCCGTTCTAAAAGATCCGGCCGCTGCTCAGGAGAAAAAAGTCTTCGCGATTAAATTCATCACTCACTTAATGGGTGATCTTCACCAGCCACTTCACGTGGGCAATGGTGTCGATCGTGGGGGTAACTACTGTAAGGTGGTTTTCCAAGGTCAATCAATGAACCTTCACGCTCTTTGGGATGAAGGGATGATTGATTTCACAAAACTTAGTTTCACTGAAATGGCGCAATTTGTTTCTCAAGGCCGTTCACTGGACAATATCGCCGCTTGGAAAAAAGGCGATCTTCTGGATTGGGCACAAGAATCTAAAACACTTCGTAACGAAATTTATCCGGATGAAGTGAACCGTTCTTCTGAACCAGGGGCCATGAAGTCCTATTGTAAAAAAGAGGCGACAGCTGAAGAGATTCCAAAGATCGGTTACGAGTATTCGTACAAGTTCGTGCCGGTGATGGAACAGCGTCTGTTTCAAGCAGGTATTCGCCTGGCGGCCGTTCTCAATGAGGCGCTTAAGTAG
- the mce gene encoding methylmalonyl-CoA epimerase yields MSLPELADCVLDHIAIAVKSIPTAKKVYEDMGLKFAPEIEEVKDQKVFTAFAHVDTNAHIELLQPTSEESTIHKFIETKGEGIHHLCFKVPDVKAKTAELTAKGYKFIYPEPRIGAGGCLVNFMHPKSTGGVLIELSQRPE; encoded by the coding sequence ATGTCTTTACCGGAGCTCGCAGACTGCGTTCTCGATCACATCGCTATCGCTGTAAAAAGCATTCCAACTGCTAAAAAAGTATATGAAGATATGGGGCTTAAATTCGCCCCGGAAATCGAAGAAGTAAAAGATCAAAAGGTCTTCACTGCCTTTGCTCACGTTGATACCAACGCTCACATTGAGCTTCTTCAACCAACATCTGAAGAAAGCACGATTCATAAATTTATCGAAACCAAGGGCGAGGGGATTCATCACCTGTGCTTTAAGGTTCCTGATGTAAAGGCCAAGACTGCTGAGCTTACGGCCAAGGGTTACAAGTTTATTTATCCTGAGCCAAGAATTGGCGCAGGCGGATGCTTAGTTAATTTCATGCACCCTAAATCAACTGGTGGTGTTTTAATCGAGTTATCTCAGAGGCCAGAATGA
- a CDS encoding rhomboid family intramembrane serine protease yields the protein MNQVQFQAPPLSKINKVILIMTGACFLGASILKAIGAFSLVGILGLSGSGLFSGLVYQLVTYPFVEVNFMSFLFNSLVVWFIGSELESQWGQKIYLRFLLLTVLGVGLIYTLISLLFFFGTPVYFSSLHGLTGINFALLMAYAMIYPDRHMSLMMIFPMKARTFCLILAGIEAYMAFFSGSMSSWAHLLAMGISYLIIHFQSRPLIRKVLNASFQSKPKRKNHLYVVKDEDQKPPKYWQ from the coding sequence ATGAATCAGGTTCAATTCCAAGCTCCACCACTATCAAAGATCAATAAAGTCATTTTGATTATGACGGGTGCTTGTTTCCTAGGTGCTTCAATCCTTAAGGCCATCGGTGCTTTTTCACTGGTGGGAATACTAGGTCTTTCAGGAAGTGGTCTGTTCAGTGGATTAGTTTATCAGCTTGTGACTTACCCATTTGTTGAAGTGAACTTCATGAGTTTTCTTTTTAACTCACTTGTTGTTTGGTTTATCGGTTCAGAATTAGAGTCTCAGTGGGGACAAAAAATTTATCTTCGCTTTTTACTTTTAACTGTCTTGGGTGTGGGGCTGATTTATACCCTGATTAGTCTTTTGTTCTTCTTTGGCACTCCAGTGTACTTCTCAAGTCTTCATGGTCTCACAGGCATTAACTTTGCCCTTCTTATGGCCTATGCCATGATTTATCCGGATCGACACATGTCCCTCATGATGATCTTCCCGATGAAGGCCCGCACTTTCTGCCTTATTCTTGCCGGAATTGAAGCTTATATGGCCTTTTTCTCGGGCTCCATGAGTTCGTGGGCGCATCTTTTGGCCATGGGGATCAGTTATTTAATTATCCATTTCCAGTCTCGTCCGCTGATCCGGAAAGTGCTAAATGCCTCTTTCCAGTCTAAGCCGAAGCGTAAAAATCACCTTTACGTGGTCAAAGATGAGGACCAGAAGCCACCAAAATACTGGCAATAA
- a CDS encoding flagellar basal body-associated FliL family protein codes for MVQKILIILNLVIVVAGAGLVFYSHNMIKPEPTNQAAEAEKMKTDALESSQIQPVPIKKFVVNLHSRSTRLRYLDLEMNVLPFHEDQKELIKANEHIFKDILIEIASHLEPDELDSVTGKILLENKIKKAVNAKLGQPVVKQIYFSGFVVQ; via the coding sequence ATGGTTCAAAAGATCCTCATCATTCTTAATCTCGTCATCGTAGTGGCCGGCGCTGGTTTAGTGTTCTATTCCCACAATATGATTAAACCTGAGCCAACTAATCAGGCAGCAGAGGCGGAGAAAATGAAGACGGATGCTTTGGAGTCTTCACAGATCCAACCGGTACCGATTAAAAAGTTCGTAGTGAACCTTCACTCGCGCAGTACTCGCCTTCGTTACTTAGATCTGGAAATGAACGTTCTTCCGTTTCATGAAGATCAGAAAGAACTTATCAAGGCCAATGAACATATCTTCAAAGACATTCTGATTGAAATTGCCTCTCATCTTGAGCCGGACGAACTTGATTCTGTGACTGGGAAAATTCTTTTAGAGAATAAGATTAAGAAAGCAGTGAATGCGAAACTTGGTCAGCCAGTAGTGAAGCAAATCTACTTCTCGGGCTTTGTTGTCCAATAA
- the ald gene encoding alanine dehydrogenase → MKIAVPKEIKNNENRVGLTPSGARQLVQDGHEVYVQHNAGMGIGITDEEYIKAGAKIVPTLEDAFAIGEMIIKVKEPQPNEIALLKPHHILYTYLHLAADKPQTEGLMKSGATCIAYETIQLEDNSLPLLVPMSEVAGRMSVQVGATYLQLDKGGKGILLGGVPGVRRAKVTIIGCGIAGTNAAQMAVGMGADVTLIDLSTKRLAELDQLFENKVNTIFSNSQNIEEAVLASDLVIGAVLVPGAKAPKLVTRDMISKMSKGSVVVDIAVDQGGCIETCKATTHENPTFVVDGVVHYCVANMPGAVARTSTFALTNVTLKYARMIAKDGVDRAIMKDKPLRLGVNIYKGKLVYEQVATDLDLPYTPLQLDKYL, encoded by the coding sequence ATGAAAATTGCAGTTCCTAAGGAAATTAAAAACAATGAAAACCGCGTTGGTCTTACTCCAAGTGGTGCACGTCAACTAGTTCAAGACGGCCACGAAGTTTACGTTCAACACAATGCTGGTATGGGTATCGGCATTACGGATGAAGAATATATCAAGGCCGGTGCTAAAATCGTTCCGACTCTTGAAGATGCATTCGCAATCGGTGAAATGATCATTAAAGTTAAAGAGCCTCAACCAAATGAGATCGCTCTTCTTAAGCCTCACCACATTCTTTATACGTATCTTCACCTTGCTGCTGATAAGCCGCAAACTGAAGGTCTAATGAAGTCTGGTGCGACTTGTATCGCTTACGAAACAATTCAACTTGAAGACAACTCTCTTCCACTTCTAGTTCCTATGTCAGAAGTTGCTGGTCGTATGTCAGTTCAAGTTGGTGCTACTTACCTTCAGCTTGATAAAGGCGGTAAAGGTATTCTTCTTGGAGGCGTTCCAGGTGTTCGTCGTGCGAAAGTTACAATCATCGGTTGTGGTATCGCTGGTACAAACGCTGCTCAGATGGCAGTTGGTATGGGTGCAGATGTTACTCTTATCGACCTATCAACTAAGCGTCTTGCTGAACTTGATCAACTTTTCGAAAACAAAGTTAACACTATCTTCTCTAACTCACAGAACATCGAAGAAGCAGTTCTTGCTTCAGACCTAGTTATCGGTGCAGTTCTAGTTCCAGGTGCTAAAGCTCCTAAGCTAGTTACTCGTGACATGATCTCTAAAATGTCTAAGGGTTCAGTGGTTGTAGATATCGCTGTTGACCAAGGTGGATGTATTGAAACTTGTAAGGCAACTACTCACGAAAATCCAACTTTCGTAGTTGATGGCGTAGTTCACTACTGTGTGGCCAACATGCCAGGTGCTGTTGCTCGTACTTCTACATTCGCTCTTACAAACGTTACTCTTAAGTACGCTCGTATGATCGCTAAAGACGGTGTTGATCGCGCTATCATGAAAGATAAGCCGCTTCGTCTTGGTGTGAACATCTACAAAGGTAAACTGGTTTACGAACAAGTTGCTACTGACCTAGATCTTCCATACACTCCGCTACAACTAGACAAATATCTTTAA
- a CDS encoding MBL fold metallo-hydrolase has product MNKITILGSGTSTGVPILGCNCKVCKSTELRNKRFRTSALIESSSQKKILIDASPDLRTQLLRNKTDALDAIIITHDHADHTHGMDDLRPYGFKRSEPLPVFTDASAAKDLKRKFPYIFDRDNYFSGKAILGGGIPLLDLKITQAGPESIVDEPFEFFSLPHGHEDTLGILHQKMAYLVDCRQVPEAVLKRLSDAKLELLIIDCLRPNPHSTHLHFDLTLEYIERIQPKTAVLTHMGHEWDYLDLVYQLKKRGVKNTFPAIDGQSFLYSNA; this is encoded by the coding sequence ATGAACAAGATCACGATATTAGGCTCAGGAACAAGCACAGGAGTTCCTATTTTAGGTTGCAACTGCAAGGTTTGCAAATCAACAGAGCTTAGGAATAAACGGTTTCGCACGTCAGCTTTGATCGAGTCTTCGAGTCAGAAAAAGATTCTGATTGATGCTTCACCTGATCTGCGCACTCAGCTACTGCGAAACAAAACCGATGCGCTTGATGCCATCATCATCACGCACGATCATGCTGACCATACTCATGGCATGGATGACTTACGCCCTTATGGTTTTAAGCGCAGTGAACCTTTGCCGGTTTTCACTGATGCATCTGCCGCCAAAGATCTTAAACGGAAATTTCCTTATATCTTCGATCGCGATAATTACTTTTCCGGTAAGGCGATCTTAGGTGGAGGCATTCCTCTGCTTGATTTGAAAATCACACAGGCAGGCCCTGAGAGCATTGTTGATGAGCCATTTGAATTCTTCTCACTTCCTCACGGTCATGAAGACACATTAGGAATTCTTCATCAAAAAATGGCCTATCTGGTGGACTGTCGCCAGGTTCCGGAGGCGGTCCTTAAGAGGCTTTCTGACGCTAAGCTTGAATTATTAATCATAGACTGTTTAAGACCCAATCCCCACTCGACCCATCTCCATTTCGACCTGACTTTGGAATATATCGAGAGGATTCAACCAAAAACCGCGGTCCTAACCCACATGGGACATGAATGGGACTATCTGGATTTGGTTTATCAGCTCAAGAAGCGTGGTGTAAAAAATACATTCCCTGCTATAGATGGCCAGTCCTTCCTCTATTCTAACGCCTAA
- a CDS encoding M16 family metallopeptidase encodes MKLMFPLLLLALLFNGCASRKKEESLADSINLDVEEVKLDNGMTALIVNNPKLPIFSLYFFYKVGGKNEVPGITGASHFLEHMMFKGAKKFGKNTLDFIIEGSGGSTNAYTTNDQTVYYENLPSSELNMILDIEADRMENLTLDEDDFNKERAVVLEERKMRYENSPRGQLYQLMMSSLFAGTPYGRPVIGDIPDIKSVTREQMHAYFKRFYAPNNVALILVGDVDTSKAKKMIEEKFGKIPSSKTVTEAHASLKDEEFQPKLTESKVVNQKGEAPNPMFMLSYATYKIGHPKGYALDVLSSILGSGKSSALINEYILINRPVATSMYAAHQQLEKAGFFFIGGELVRGVKLEEFRADLQKKLHGFCESEITPRSIQKIKNNYLVDLYAGLDTNAGLAGFLGDRQQLLGDWRFYKEELRNYEKVTVEDVKSACHETFSKKNVFVSVWNQHK; translated from the coding sequence ATGAAGTTGATGTTTCCGCTACTCTTGCTCGCCTTGCTTTTCAATGGCTGTGCTTCCCGAAAAAAAGAAGAGTCACTGGCCGACAGTATTAATCTTGATGTCGAAGAAGTGAAACTTGATAACGGCATGACGGCGTTGATTGTTAATAATCCAAAGCTTCCCATCTTCTCACTTTATTTCTTCTATAAAGTTGGTGGAAAAAACGAAGTGCCAGGTATCACAGGTGCGTCTCACTTTCTTGAACACATGATGTTCAAAGGTGCTAAAAAATTTGGCAAGAACACGCTTGATTTCATCATCGAAGGCAGTGGTGGTTCAACCAACGCTTACACTACAAACGATCAGACTGTTTACTACGAAAATCTTCCTTCCTCAGAACTTAATATGATCCTCGATATCGAAGCGGATCGTATGGAGAACCTGACGCTGGATGAAGATGATTTCAATAAAGAGCGCGCAGTTGTTCTTGAAGAACGTAAAATGCGTTACGAGAATTCTCCTCGCGGACAACTTTATCAGTTGATGATGTCTTCACTATTTGCCGGCACGCCTTACGGCCGTCCGGTGATTGGTGACATTCCCGACATCAAATCTGTGACTCGTGAACAGATGCACGCTTACTTCAAACGCTTCTATGCTCCAAACAACGTTGCCCTTATTCTTGTAGGTGATGTTGATACAAGCAAAGCGAAGAAAATGATTGAAGAGAAGTTTGGAAAAATTCCTTCTTCTAAAACTGTGACTGAGGCCCATGCTTCTCTTAAAGACGAAGAGTTCCAGCCAAAGTTAACTGAATCAAAAGTTGTGAATCAAAAGGGTGAAGCACCAAATCCAATGTTCATGCTTTCGTACGCAACTTATAAGATTGGCCATCCAAAAGGTTATGCTTTGGACGTTCTTTCTTCGATCCTTGGATCAGGTAAGAGTTCGGCACTAATCAATGAATACATTTTGATCAACCGTCCGGTGGCAACATCAATGTATGCGGCCCACCAGCAGCTTGAGAAAGCGGGCTTTTTCTTCATCGGAGGAGAGCTTGTTCGTGGTGTGAAGCTTGAAGAGTTCCGTGCGGATCTTCAGAAGAAACTTCACGGTTTCTGTGAATCAGAAATCACTCCTAGAAGCATTCAAAAAATTAAGAACAACTATCTTGTAGATCTATATGCGGGTCTTGATACCAATGCTGGTCTTGCCGGTTTTTTAGGTGATCGTCAGCAGTTATTGGGAGACTGGAGATTCTATAAAGAAGAACTGAGAAACTATGAGAAGGTGACAGTTGAAGACGTGAAGAGCGCTTGTCACGAGACCTTCTCGAAGAAGAATGTTTTTGTCTCAGTTTGGAATCAGCATAAGTAG